One genomic segment of Musa acuminata AAA Group cultivar baxijiao chromosome BXJ3-3, Cavendish_Baxijiao_AAA, whole genome shotgun sequence includes these proteins:
- the LOC135632450 gene encoding anaphase-promoting complex subunit 2-like has product MLWDPEALDSLDDAAIGDVLQSWASFCDCTDALLCGRGDLSAGADLVPLVATLCGYGLCTLVQDHFLHSLEELFKSNAVLKFWKHFDAFSDASKLGTTDFQENWTEEVLSKSLEEICLEKHYQEKCLLMLVHALQSYDDSITDEKMKIQDYRSSLTSKYQLMVSSILLTTVPMHFPGILRSYFKEKLEELSNMMAVGPEEDGCEFQFSNNGLGQPSQRPIGVGEMDIDTCYHGSTFAKNNTLVNNIGKVVCDLRNLGFTSMTEDAYASSILLLLKHKVHDLAGDDYRTPVLGSIKDWIQAVPLQFLHALLIYLGDSPAQDDESSGLKSPLASSPSYPGIEMPSEGLVRWQLRLEYFAYETLQDLRIGKLFEIIVDYPESSPTIEDLKQCLEYTGQHSKLVDSFISSLRYRLLTAGASTNDILHQYVSTIKALRTIDPTGVFLEAVGEPIRDYLRGRKDTIKCIVTMLTDGSGGNSTGAGNSGDSLLEELNRDAENQESADYDDDTNLDDKQAWINAERWEPDPVEADPSKGSRNRRKIDILGMIVGIIGSKDQLVNEYRVMLAEKLLNKSDYDIDSEIRTLELLKIHFGEGSMQKCEIMLNDLIDSKRTNANIKASILQPPAPGSEQEETCLSLDHLDSTIISSNFWPTIQAESLNIPTAVEQLLSDYARRFHEIKTPRKLLWKKNLGTVKLELQFEDRSMQFTVSPLHAVIIMQFQEETSWTSKNLAASIGVPIDTLNKRINFWISKGVLAESVGSDSDNHIFTIVSDMVDPNKTGINNTRCEGILAMDEECERSVASVEEQLRKEMTVYEKFIVGMLTNFGSMTLDRIHNTLKMFCVAEPSYDKSLQQLQSFLSGLISEEKLEMREGLYVLKK; this is encoded by the exons ATGCTGTGGGATCCGGAAGCCCTGGACTCACTGGATGACGCGGCCATCGGCGACGTGCTACAGAGCTGGGCGAGCTTTTGCGACTGCACCGACGCCCTCCTCTGCGGCCGAGGCGACCTCTCCGCCGGCGCCGATTTAGTCCCTCTCGTCGCGACCCTTTGCGGCTATGGTCTATGCACTCTCGTCCAAGACCACTTCCTTCATTCCCTCGAG GAATTATTCAAGTCAAATGCTGTTTTGAAGTTCTGGAAGCATTTTGATGCCTTTTCTGATGCTTCAAAACTAGGAACGACTGATTTCCAA GAAAATTGGACTGAGGAAGTACTAAGTAAATCACTGGAAGAGATATGCTTGGAAAAGCATTATCAAGAGAAATGCCTTTTGATGCTGGTCCATGCTTTGCAGTCATATGACGATAGCATAACTGATGAAAAGATGAAAATACAAGATTATAGATCCAGTCTTACTTCCAAATACCAGTTAATGGTGTCTTCCATTCTTTTAACAACAGTACCTATGCATTTTCCTG GGATACTCCGCTCATATTTTAAGGAAAAGTTGGAAGAACTAAGTAATATGATGGCTGTGGGTCCTGAAGAAGATGGTTGTGAGTTTCAGTTTAGCAATAATGGTTTGGGCCAGCCAAGTCAAAGACCCATTGGGGTGGGTGAAATGGATATCGATACGTGCTACCATGGTTCTACTTTTGCAAAGAACAACACCTTGGTTAACAACATTGGTAAAGTTGTTTGTGATCTTAGAAATCTTGGTTTTACATCAATGACCGAAGATGCCTATGCTTCTTCAATCCTTTTGCTTCTAAAG CATAAAGTTCATGATCTAGCTGGTGATGATTATAGGACTCCGGTTCTGGGATCTATTAAAGATTGGATTCAG GCAGTTCCTCTCCAGTTCTTACATGCACTTTTAATATATCTAGGCGACTCACCTGCACAAGATGATGAGTCATCTGGCCTTAAATCACCGTTGGCTTCATCCCCTTCTTACCCAGGAATAGAGATGCCTTCAGAAGGGCTTGTGAGATGGCAGTTGCGTCTTGAATATTTCGCTTATGAAACATTGCAGGACTTGAGGATTGGCAAACTTTTTGAGATTATCGTGGATTATCCTGAAAG TTCTCCTACCATTGAAGATCTGAAACAGTGTTTGGAGTATACTGGGCAGCATTCCAAGCTTGTTGATTCATTCATTTCTTCTTTGAGGTATCGCTTGCTTACTGCTGGTGCATCAACCAATGACATATTGCACCAATATGTGTCCACTATCAAGGCACTAAGAACAATAGACCCCACAGGGGTATTTCTAGAAGCAGTTGGTGAACCAATTAGGGATTATTTGAGGGGAAGAAAGGATACCATAAAATGCATTGTAACCATGCTTACCGATGGGAGTGGGGGAAATTCCACTGGTGCTGGAAATTCTGGTGATAGCCTTCTTGAAGAGTTGAATAGAGATGCAGAAAACCAAGAGAGTGCTGATTATGATGATGATACAAATCTTGATGATAAACAAGCATGGATAAATGCCGAAAG ATGGGAACCTGATCCAGTAGAGGCAGATCCATCAAAAGGTAGCCGGAACAGAAGGAAGATTGACATACTTGGAATGATAGTTGGCATCATTGGCTCAAAGGATCAGTTAGTTAATGAATATCGTGTTATGCTAGCAGAAAAGCTTTTAAACAAATCTGATTATGATATTGACTCAGAGATACGTACTTTAGAACTCCTTAAG ATACACTTTGGGGAGGGAAGTATGCAAAAATGTgaaattatgcttaatgatcTAATCGATTCAAAGAGGACAAATGCTAACATCAAAGCATCTATATTGCAGCCACCTGCCCCTG GTTCTGAGCAAGAAGAGACATGTTTATCCCTTGATCATCTTGATTCCACAATAATCTCTTCCAATTTTTGGCCAACCATCCAG GCAGAGTCTCTTAACATCCCCACTGCTGTTGAACAACTGCTATCTGATTATGCGAGGAGGTTTCACGAAATCAAAACTCCTCGCAAGCTATTATGGAAGAAAAATCTTGGGACAGTGAAG CTGGAACTGCAATTTGAGGATAGGAGCATGCAGTTTACTGTAAGCCCATTGCATGCAGTAATTATTATGCAATTTCAGGAGGAAACTAG TTGGACTTCTAAGAACCTTGCAGCATCCATTGGAGTTCCTATTGATACACTGAACAAAAGAATAAACTTCTGGATAAGCAAG GGAGTTCTCGCTGAGTCTGTTGGATCAGATTCTGATAATCATATTTTTACCATTGTCAGTGACATGGTCGATCCAAATAAGACAGGTATAAACAATACGAGATGTGAAGGGATACTAGCAATGGATGAGGAATGTGAGAGATCTGTTGCCTCTGTTGAGGAACAGCTAAGGAAAGAAATGACAGTATATGAG AAATTCATTGTTGGGATGCTCACAAACTTTGGCAGTATGACATTAGATAGGATACATAACACTTTGAAG ATGTTCTGTGTAGCTGAACCTTCATATGACAAGTCTCTCCAGCAGCTACAGAGCTTTCTTTCTGGTCTTATATCAGAAGAGAAACTAGAAATGAGAGAAGGGTTATACGTCCTGAAGAAGTAA
- the LOC135632285 gene encoding uncharacterized protein LOC135632285 isoform X2, translating into MGGAVGAIPILVAVLVLSLCLHGCRSVQELSGVAGTRTHLQDDTKKHEVHCSRERSRIAWKIIEEYLMPFVEQEQYEISSKCRLHSDNDMFREQEQHKIHVETNEWRCGFCKKSFRAEKFLDQHFDNRHYNLLNYSQGQCLADLCGALHCDRMVESKKSKTKCNPAAAARNHHLCESLADNCFPTNQGHSASRLHEFFLRQFCDAHTCTGGKKPFSRGGKRNEETHPRLETHPKNRAEDKAFIDEEG; encoded by the exons ATGGGAGGAGCGGTCGGAGCGATCCCCATCCTCGTCGCCGTCCTGGTCCTCTCCCTTTGCCTCCATGGATGCCGATCTGTCCAG GAATTAAGTGGAGTTGCTGGAACCCG AACTCATTTACAAGATGATACAAAAAAGCATGAAGTACATTGTTCTAGAGAAAGGAGTAGGATTGCTTGGAAAATTATTGAAGAG TATTTAATGCCCTTCGTAGAGCAAGAGCAATATGAAATTTCCAGTAAGTGCAGGCTCCATTCTGATAATGATATGTTCCGGGAACAAGAGCAGCATAAGATTCATGTGGAAACAAATGAGTGGCGCTGTGGCTTCTGTAAGAAAAGCTTCCGAGCTGAGAAATTTCTCGATCAACATTTTGACAACCGACACTATAATCTGCTGAATTAT AGCCAAGGACAATGCTTGGCAGACTTGTGTGGAGCACTGCATTGTGACCGGATGGTCGAGTCCAAGAAGTCCAAGACTAAATGCAATCCAGCAGCTGCTGCTCGGAACCACCATCTTTGTGAG AGCCTTGCAGATAATTGTTTTCCAACCAACCAAGGTCATTCGGCAAGTCGTCTTCATG AATTTTTCCTGCGTCAGTTTTGTGATGCTCATACATGCACAGGGGGGAAGAAGCCCTTCTCTCGGGGTGGCAAG AGAAATGAAGAAACACATCCAAGACTTGAAACGCATCCGAAAAACAGGGCGGAAGACAAAGCCTTCATAGATG AGGAAGGATGA
- the LOC135632285 gene encoding uncharacterized protein LOC135632285 isoform X1, with protein sequence MGGAVGAIPILVAVLVLSLCLHGCRSVQELSGVAGTRTHLQDDTKKHEVHCSRERSRIAWKIIEEYLMPFVEQEQYEISSKCRLHSDNDMFREQEQHKIHVETNEWRCGFCKKSFRAEKFLDQHFDNRHYNLLNYSQGQCLADLCGALHCDRMVESKKSKTKCNPAAAARNHHLCESLADNCFPTNQGHSASRLHEFFLRQFCDAHTCTGGKKPFSRGGKKQSSVLYLAVCILIVMLLPLFYLMVYLHQREMKKHIQDLKRIRKTGRKTKPS encoded by the exons ATGGGAGGAGCGGTCGGAGCGATCCCCATCCTCGTCGCCGTCCTGGTCCTCTCCCTTTGCCTCCATGGATGCCGATCTGTCCAG GAATTAAGTGGAGTTGCTGGAACCCG AACTCATTTACAAGATGATACAAAAAAGCATGAAGTACATTGTTCTAGAGAAAGGAGTAGGATTGCTTGGAAAATTATTGAAGAG TATTTAATGCCCTTCGTAGAGCAAGAGCAATATGAAATTTCCAGTAAGTGCAGGCTCCATTCTGATAATGATATGTTCCGGGAACAAGAGCAGCATAAGATTCATGTGGAAACAAATGAGTGGCGCTGTGGCTTCTGTAAGAAAAGCTTCCGAGCTGAGAAATTTCTCGATCAACATTTTGACAACCGACACTATAATCTGCTGAATTAT AGCCAAGGACAATGCTTGGCAGACTTGTGTGGAGCACTGCATTGTGACCGGATGGTCGAGTCCAAGAAGTCCAAGACTAAATGCAATCCAGCAGCTGCTGCTCGGAACCACCATCTTTGTGAG AGCCTTGCAGATAATTGTTTTCCAACCAACCAAGGTCATTCGGCAAGTCGTCTTCATG AATTTTTCCTGCGTCAGTTTTGTGATGCTCATACATGCACAGGGGGGAAGAAGCCCTTCTCTCGGGGTGGCAAG AAGCAATCAAGTGTCCTTTACCTGGCTGTTTGTATATTGATAGTGATGTTGTTGCCTCTGTTCTATCTAATGGTTTATTTGCATCAAAG AGAAATGAAGAAACACATCCAAGACTTGAAACGCATCCGAAAAACAGGGCGGAAGACAAAGCCTTCATAG
- the LOC135632285 gene encoding uncharacterized protein LOC135632285 isoform X3 translates to MPICPGIKWSCWNPYLMPFVEQEQYEISSKCRLHSDNDMFREQEQHKIHVETNEWRCGFCKKSFRAEKFLDQHFDNRHYNLLNYSQGQCLADLCGALHCDRMVESKKSKTKCNPAAAARNHHLCESLADNCFPTNQGHSASRLHEFFLRQFCDAHTCTGGKKPFSRGGKKQSSVLYLAVCILIVMLLPLFYLMVYLHQREMKKHIQDLKRIRKTGRKTKPS, encoded by the exons ATGCCGATCTGTCCAG GAATTAAGTGGAGTTGCTGGAACCCG TATTTAATGCCCTTCGTAGAGCAAGAGCAATATGAAATTTCCAGTAAGTGCAGGCTCCATTCTGATAATGATATGTTCCGGGAACAAGAGCAGCATAAGATTCATGTGGAAACAAATGAGTGGCGCTGTGGCTTCTGTAAGAAAAGCTTCCGAGCTGAGAAATTTCTCGATCAACATTTTGACAACCGACACTATAATCTGCTGAATTAT AGCCAAGGACAATGCTTGGCAGACTTGTGTGGAGCACTGCATTGTGACCGGATGGTCGAGTCCAAGAAGTCCAAGACTAAATGCAATCCAGCAGCTGCTGCTCGGAACCACCATCTTTGTGAG AGCCTTGCAGATAATTGTTTTCCAACCAACCAAGGTCATTCGGCAAGTCGTCTTCATG AATTTTTCCTGCGTCAGTTTTGTGATGCTCATACATGCACAGGGGGGAAGAAGCCCTTCTCTCGGGGTGGCAAG AAGCAATCAAGTGTCCTTTACCTGGCTGTTTGTATATTGATAGTGATGTTGTTGCCTCTGTTCTATCTAATGGTTTATTTGCATCAAAG AGAAATGAAGAAACACATCCAAGACTTGAAACGCATCCGAAAAACAGGGCGGAAGACAAAGCCTTCATAG
- the LOC135632519 gene encoding aldehyde oxidase GLOX-like yields the protein MSGVGRLGLVLLLVPWCVVWSARAGGSGRRGSWELLLDSTGAVAMHMALTYCNTVVMFDQVSAGPSGLRMPGCGPDDDGKRSCWVHSVEYDIAANAVRPLALKTDPWCSSGAFLSDGVFAQTGGYGDGVRRVRYFDPSDPLPQWSESSELLVDKRWYSSDHVLPEKDRVIVVGGLNVFTYEFIPKTAPKEGAFELPFLRQTRDKKESGDNLYPFIHLSSDGNLFIFANHDSILFDYNRNQVVKTFPTMPGGGPRNYPSTGSSVMLPLDFSDGFLKVEVMICGGAATGAYRAWRRGKFYRALSSCGRMVITDDEPNWAMEDMPGPRLMNDMLLLPTGDVLLINGATHGCAGWRRAKNPSYAPYLYKPNNEAGERFSLLNPSSIARMYHSTAIVLPDGRILVGGSNPYKNYTFGVPYPTELRLEAFTPYYMDTFFDSRRPSNLSVQCGEGRDRIGYGEKFIVRFELGRKPGKLEFVVYAPPFATHSQSMNQRMLKLGCSGLVRETNGAVHAVLKAPPSSTVAPAGFYLLSVVNGGIPSKFEWLRFAHE from the coding sequence ATGAGCGGAGTAGGAAGACTTGGGTTGGTGCTGTTGCTCGTCCCATGGTGTGTTGTTTGGTCGGCTCGTGCAGGAGGATCGGGGAGAAGAGGAAGCTGGGAGCTGCTCCTCGACAGCACCGGCGCTGTCGCCATGCACATGGCGCTGACGTACTGCAACACCGTCGTCATGTTCGACCAGGTCAGCGCCGGGCCGTCCGGCCTCCGCATGCCCGGCTGCGGCCCTGACGACGACGGCAAGCGTTCCTGCTGGGTGCACTCTGTCGAGTACGACATCGCCGCCAACGCCGTCCGCCCACTCGCCCTCAAGACCGACCCCTGGTGCTCCTCCGGCGCCTTCCTCAGCGACGGCGTCTTCGCCCAGACCGGCGGGTACGGCGACGGCGTCCGTAGAGTTCGGTACTTCGACCCGTCGGATCCCCTGCCCCAGTGGAGCGAGTCGAGCGAGCTGCTCgttgacaagcggtggtactccTCCGACCATGTCCTCCCGGAGAAGGACCGCGTGATCGTCGTGGGCGGCCTCAACGTCTTCACGTACGAATTCATCCCGAAAACCGCGCCGAAGGAAGGCGCGTTCGAGCTGCCGTTCCTGCGCCAGACTCGCGACAAGAAGGAGAGCGGCGACAACCTCTACCCCTTCATCCACCTCTCCTCCGACGGAAACCTCTTCATCTTCGCCAACCACGACTCCATCCTCTTCGACTATAACCGGAATCAGGTGGTCAAGACCTTCCCGACGATGCCCGGAGGAGGCCCACGGAACTACCCCAGCACAGGCTCCTCCGTGATGCTCCCGCTGGACTTCAGCGACGGGTTCCTGAAGGTGGAGGTCATGATATGTGGAGGAGCCGCCACCGGAGCCTACCGCGCGTGGAGGCGTGGCAAGTTCTACCGAGCTCTGAGCTCATGCGGGCGGATGGTGATCACCGACGACGAACCCAACTGGGCGATGGAGGACATGCCCGGGCCGCGGCTCATGAACGACATGCTCCTCCTCCCCACCGGCGACGTGCTTCTCATCAACGGCGCCACCCATGGCTGCGCCGGATGGCGGAGAGCCAAGAATCCATCGTACGCCCCTTACCTCTACAAACCAAACAACGAAGCAGGGGAGCGGTTCTCCTTGCTGAACCCTTCAAGCATAGCCAGAATGTACCATTCCACGGCCATCGTTCTTCCCGACGGTAGGATCCTGGTGGGAGGCAGCAACCCCTACAAGAACTACACCTTCGGCGTCCCATACCCGACCGAGCTAAGGTTGGAGGCGTTCACTCCCTACTACATGGACACGTTCTTCGACAGCAGAAGGCCGTCGAACCTGTCGGTCCAGTGCGGTGAAGGCCGTGACCGGATCGGCTACGGCGAGAAGTTCATCGTCCGGTTCGAGCTGGGCCGGAAGCCGGGCAAGTTGGAGTTCGTCGTCTACGCGCCGCCGTTCGCGACGCACTCGCAGTCCATGAACCAGCGGATGCTGAAGCTTGGGTGCAGTGGTCTGGTGAGGGAGACGAACGGGGCGGTGCATGCGGTGCTCAAGGCTCCGCCTTCTTCCACTGTAGCACCTGCCGGGTTCTACCTGCTCTCCGTCGTCAATGGAGGGATCCCCAGCAAGTTCGAGTGGCTAAGGTTCGCTCATGAATGA